In one Brassica oleracea var. oleracea cultivar TO1000 chromosome C9, BOL, whole genome shotgun sequence genomic region, the following are encoded:
- the LOC106314583 gene encoding putative ribonuclease H protein At1g65750, with protein sequence MNIPEQFVTWIMRCMDTAAFSVSINGELEGFFSSSRGIRQGCSLSSYLYVIVSNVLSKLINKAVTTRRIGHHPMCQEVNLTHLSFADDIIVFLDGSPSSLNGALEVFQNFANISGLCINVAKSTGFSAGGGKQALEIFAGEVGLSVSALPIKYLGLPLTTKTMTRNDYEPLILKIKGCIDEIESMCSAFCGVARLTSQPKPKIAWPEVCKLKQEGGLGVRSIREVSTIFALKLIWRIFENADSLWVLWVKRMLLCGSSFWDVREGVSGSWVWRKLLQLRHIAKKFVRMVINDGRTVQFLTDIWHPIGRLIGEHGTQKLGIVRNAIVSTVLVNNEWQFQNKRDRAIQPVIAQIKEMRLVLAEGVKDTSRWMKEEGTYEAGFSTSATWKIIRVKHDMVPWHRIIWFAQGVPRYALSLGLLSRTCFLQELKCVHGE encoded by the exons ATGAATATACCAGAGCAGTTTGTTACATGGATCATGAGGTGTATGGATACTGCTGCCTTCTCAGTATCTATCAATGGTGAGCTTGAAGGGTTCTTCTCCAGCTCAAGAGGTATTAGGCAAGGATGTTCACTCTCCTCTTATCTGTATGTCATTGTCAGTAATGTGCTCTCCAAGCTTATTAACAAAGCAGTGACTACAAGAAGAATTGGACACCATCCTATGTGTCAGGAAGTTAATCTCACTCATTTGAGCTTCGCTGACGACATCATAGTGTTCCTCGATGGGTCACCGAGCTCATTGAATGGCGCACTGGAAGTATTTCAGAATTTTGCCAACATCTCAGGTCTTTGCATAAATGTAGCAAAGTCTACGGGTTTTTCAGCGGGTGGGGGGAAGCAGGCTTTGGAGATTTTCGCTGGAGAAGTAGGTTTATCAGTCTCTGCTCTGCCCATCAAATACCTCGGACTGCCTCTTACTACAAAAACAATGACGCGGAACGACTACGAGCCTCTGATATTGAAGATTAAG GGCTGTATTGATGAGATTGAAAGCATGTGTTCAGCTTTTTGTGGAGTAGCTCGCCTAACATCACAACCAAAACCAAAGATAGCATGGCCAGAGGTTTGTAAATTAAAGCAAGAAGGTGGCTTAGGTGTTCGCAGTATAAGAGAAGTTTCTACAATATTTGCTTTGAAGCTGATTTGGCGTATTTTTGAGAATGCTGATTCCTTATGGGTACTGTGGGTTAAACGGATGCTGCTTTGTGGAAGTTCTTTTTGGGATGTGAGGGAAGGTGTCTCAGGATCTTGGGTTTGGCGGAAACTACTGCAACTCCGGCATATAGCTAAGAAATTTGTGCGAATGGTCATTAATGATGGAAGAACTGTCCAGTTTTTGACTGATATTTGGCACCCCATTGGTAGGCTCATTGGAGAGCACGGTACACAGAAGCTGGGAATTGTTCGTAATGCTATTGTATCGACTGTTCTAGTGAACAATGAGTGGCAATTTCAGAACAAAAGAGACAGAGCAATACAACCAGTCATCGCTCAGATCAAAGAGATGCGTCTAGTCTTGGCGGAAGGCGTAAAGGATACATCTAGATGGATGAAAGAGGAGGGTACATACGAGGCTGGTTTCTCAACTTCAGCAACATGGAAAATCATTCGTGTTAAACATGACATGGTCCCATGGCATCGAATTATTTGGTTTGCGCAAGGGGTTCCTAGATATGCTTTATCGCTTGGCTTGCTGTCAAGGACATGCTTTCTACAGGAGTTAAAATGTGTACACGGGGAGTGA